From the Halodesulfovibrio sp. MK-HDV genome, the window CTTTTTAGTATCACCTGATTGTTGGCTATCATTTTTTGTGGAGTAAAGACCGTTCAGCATGCAGCATATTTTCCGTAAAATTTTTCATTACATCCATCCTGACACTCGATCTGTTGCCGTCGATATAGCGATGTATCTCGCTGTAATCACAGTTCTTATCCAGAGTGTTTTTTCCGGGGCAGAAGCTTCTGGGTACAACTGGCAGTGGAGCAGAGTCCCTCGTTACGTTTTTACCATCACCGACGGATCATTCCACATGGGGCCGTTGCTTACCGGTCTTTGCGTAACCCTTGAAATAGCATGTTATTCTATGGTGCTGGCTTTTGCTTTCGGGCTCATTTCGGTACTGTTCAGATCTTCCAAGTCAATCGTTGCCCGTTCTATTGCTCTTCTCTATGTTGAGCTAATCCGCAATACGCCGCTTATGCTTCAGGTGCTGATAATGTACTTTGTTATCGCGCCAGTATTGGAGATGGAACGTTTTCTTTCTGCCGTTCTTGCGCTTGCTCTTTTTGAAGGAGCGTACATCGCAGAAATTTTTCGTGCAGGCATCAATTCTGTTCCTAAAGGACAGTGGGAAGCTGCGGAAAGCGTTGGCTTAAGTCGTTTTCATATATACAGGCTTGTCGTGCTGCCGCAGGCTATTCGAGCCACATTGCCGCCATTAACCGGGCAGGCTGTCTCTTTGGTAAAGGACTCCGCACTGGTTTCGGTCATTGCAATCTACGATCTGACAATGCAAGGGCAGGCAATCATTTCTGAAACCTATCTTACTTTTGAGATTTGGTTTATAGTGGCACTAATTTATTTATTGATTACAGTAAGTTTGTCTTTTGTCGTACATTTTCTAGAAAAGAAATATTCGTATGAACTCTAGAAATTGAGTCTAAGAAAAGAGGAGGATTCACGTGTTTAGATCTATGGTGAAAACAGTCGTTGCGTTACTGCTTGTTGTGGCATTTTGTATTCCTGCTTCTGCGCAGAATGTAATGTCCGAGCTGAACAAGGAAAGCGTAATTTCCAAAGTTATAGAACGGAATAAATTGCGCGTAGGATTTTCAACCTTTGTTCCTTGGGCAATGAAAGATAAGAACGGCGATTTTGTGGGATACGAAATTGACGTAATGAAAGAACTTGCAAAAGATCTTGGTGTTGAAATTGAATTTGTGCCAACCACCTGGTCTGGTATTATCCCTGCGCTGCTTGCAAATAAATTTGATGTAATTATCGGTGGTATGTCCGTAACTACTCAGCGTAATCTCAAGGTAAACTTCTCAGATCCGTATGACTACACCGGCATCGCCATTCTTGGATCTCTCAAAAAGGGCGGCGACATTCACACTCTTGAAGATGTGAACAAAGAAGGCGTAATTGTTGTAGCCCGTATCGGTTCAACACCTGCTGCTGCCGCAAAAAAATATTTCCCTAAAGCAGATGTGCGACTTTTTGAAAAAGAAACACAATGCGTGCAGGAACTCATGACAGGTCGAGCTACTGTAATGCTCGCCAGTGCTCCACTTCCTGCATTTAAAGCATATGAATTTCCGAAAAAGTTATTCGTGCCGGTAAAAGGAACATTTACGAAAGAGCCTATCGCTTTTGCTCTGCGTAAAGGTGATCCAGATACTTTGAACGTTCTCAACAACTGGGTTCGTATCAAGCATGATTCCGGTTGGCTTAAAGCCCGTAAAGACTACTGGTTTGAAGGCAAACAGTGGGAGTCCATGCTTAAGTAAACAGCATGAACTAACGGATTAAAAAATACATTTAACACTGTGGCGGACTTGTTCCGCCACAATTTTTCTTATGCAGCAAAAACGATATAAACCTGTTCTCCTCGACTACATCCTGCTGGCACTTATTGGTGGCAGCATTCTCTACTTCTGCTGGCAGTTGGAAAACGAGCTGCAATATGAATGGAGCTGGGAAACCATTCCGCAATTTATTTTACGAAATAAAAACGGATCATGGGAACCTAACTTTTTACTTGAAGGCCTTTTTACCACAATCCGTCTGAGCATCTGGGCAACCCTTCTGGCCTCAGTAGTGGGAGTGGTGATGGGGCTTGCGCGGGTAAGTCAGAGCCACTTTGCGCGAATGCTTTCCCGCACCTACGTGGAAATTGTACGAAATATGCCGCCAATTGTGCTGATCTTTATTTCGTATTTCTTTTTGTCTGCTCAACTTACCCATTATTTGGCGCTGGATTCAGTTGTTCAGGATCTTCCACCGTGGCTGCATTCAGTCATTTCGGTGCTGTTCAGTAAGCCGTCGCAGTTTACCCAGTTTGTTACAGGTGTAATAACTCTCGGCTTGTATGAAGGTGCCTACATTACAGAAATTGTTCGTGGCGGTGTAAACAGCGTACAGCGCGGACAGTGGGAAGCTTCAGCATCTTTAGGCTTTAATCGGTTTGATCAGCTTCGGCTCGTGGTATTGCCACAAGCGCTGAAAGTGATTGTCCCGCCGTTGGCAGGGCAGTTCATTTCAACGATTAAAGATTCAGCGATCTTGTCTGTAATTTCTATTCAGGAACTGACATTTCAGGGGCTGGAACTCATGGCGTCGACCTATCTGGTCTTTGAAATATGGATTACCATTACCATGATGTATCTAGTGTTGACTCTTGGCTGTTCATTGCTTTCCCGTTGGGTTGAGCATACTTTGGAGTGGAAGAATTAACGCTCGTTGGGTAATTATTTCTTTTGGTTGTGGTGTGTTTTTGTCTCCGACGGGGAAGGGCTCTGCCCCTCCACCCCGCAAGGGAGACTCTCCCTTGACCCGATTAGCGAAAAGTTATTGTTCGTGAACGTAATTACGGCTTAGTGCTATTTGTTTGGGTAATTGTCTGAAGCTTAAAAAAATCCGTCAGTCCTTTGAACTGACGGATTTTTTTGTATTTTATAGTAATTTGTAGAAGCGTTCCGGCGTCATGGCTCCAGCCAGTTGATCAAGTCGACCTTTAAGAGCCTTAATCTCATCATACCCTTGTGTGCGAAGATACGTATATGCCATGGAGGCTCGGAAACCAGAAAGGCAGAAGGTGATAATGAATTTATCGCGTGGCACTTCGCTCAGTCGATCCGGAAGTTCGTTCAACGGAATATGTTGTGCGAATGAAAACGTCAGTGTTTTCGCTTCTTCGTTTGTTCTGACATCTAGAAAAACGAAATGATCATGGTCAATAAACTTACTGGCTTCTTCAACGGTGATTCCGTATTCGCCTGCAACCAGAAAAGCTATGTCCATTTCGCGCAAAACTTCTGAGAGTTGAGGACAGGCATCGATGTGTTCTTGCATATGACACTCCTAATATAATCAGAAACTCTTTTGTTTCGGGATATTGTTGAACAAGAGTATTGTAGAGTCAAGCCACAGCATGTAGGCTGACAGATACATTGTTGTTAACTTAAATTATTCGTAACAGGATACACTATGGTTCGTTCTTTTTCCAAGAAGCAGATGTCTCCGATAATCCAGTTTGTAACCAGAGGTATGTGGCGTGTGGATTTAGACACTCTGCCAATGGTTCAACAATGGGGAGTCATTTTTTGCAGGCGGCTTTCTGTTATCTTTAATGGTTTTCTATTAGATAACTGTATGCTGCGTGCAACTGCACTTGCGTATACAACATTACTTTCCATAGTGCCGTTTCTTGCTGTTGTGTTTGCCATCTCGAAAGGGCTGGGAGTTCAGAACAGTGATACGTTACGTTATATACTGTTAAATGCATCTGCCGGTAACAATAAGGCTGTGGAGTTTCTTCTGGAATATGTGAACAACACAGATGTTACCACGCTTGGTGTTATTGGTGTTGCGACATTACTTTTCACCGTGATTTCTTTGATGGGAAACATTGAGGCTGCGTTTAATACAATCTGGAGTGTTAAGCACGGCAGAACCATGTGGCGTAAATTTACAGATTTCTTTTCTATGGTTCTCATTGCCCCTGTTTTTCTTGGCGTCGCTGTCAGCCTTAGTGTGACAATGCAGCATGAATCAGTTGTTCAAGAACTTTTGAGTATTGATGCTGTGAATTATGTATATATTCTACTGTTAAAATTGATACCGACCGTGATGATCTGGTGCCTGCTCTTCTTCGCGTATGCGTTTATTCCTAATCTCAAGGTTCAGAAAAGAAGCGCATTTGTCGGTGCTTTGATAGGCGTTGTTTTGTGGAAAGGGGTAGAGAGTATCTATCTTTCCTACTTAGTAGACGTGAATAAATACAATATGATTTACGGCAGTTTTGCCCAGCTTCCACTGTTCCTTATCTGGATATACATCAGCTGGCTGATTGTGTTGTTCGGTGTAGAGGTTTGCTACGCTATTCAATATGGCTCAACAGAAGAAGATAAAATGCTGGCCGGTAAAACGAGCTGCTATGAGAAAGCTATTCTTGCTACTGCCGTCATGGCAACTTTGGCAAAAACATATGGAGAGAATCAGGGCGCTGTGCGAGTTGATTCGTTGAGTGAAAAGCTAAAAATTTCGCAGCTGCTATTGGAAGATGTGCTTGGTCTACTAGAAGAGAAAGGTTTTGTTGCAAAATTAGATTCCGAAAATGCTACATATATTTTGGCACGACCAGCAACAACAACTTATGTTTCTGACGTTGTAACTGCCGTGGCGCAGTATCATCCGGAGCGAGTGATGCAATATGCGATTCAAGGGCATTCAGATTCTGTCGCTATTGTGGAAACATTATATAAGCAACTTGCAAGCGGTAATGACTGTACTCTTTCTGAATTGTAGTTCGAGAATTTCTGCCAGCGAAATCAGTTAATAAAATAGAATAAAAAAAGCCCGGAGCGTTATGCTCCGGGCTTTTCTGTTTTTAACATTCAGCGTCTTTTTTGTTCTGGTCAGCAACAAGCTGTCCACATGCTGCTTTAATATCCGCACCTTTTGATTGGCGGATAATGGCGGTTACGCCTTTGTCCCAGAGAATTTTCTGGAACTTGAGAACAGCCTCTTCAGACGGAGCTTTGTATGGATCGCCTTCTGCCGGATTGTAGACGATAAGGTTAAGCTTCGATTTGGTCTGAGAAATAAGCTTATGCAACTCTCGTGCGTCTTCGACAGAATCGTTTACGCCGCCAAGCAGAAGATATTCATATGTAATGCGCTCACGGGTTTTGAGCGGGTAATTTTTAAGTGCATGCATCAAGTCGTTAAGTTCCCAGCGTGCTGCTTTCGGCATAATTTTAGCGCGTACTTCCTGATTCGGAGCGTGCAGAGACACTGCGAGGAAAGCAAGGCCGGATTCGCCGAGTTCGTTGAGTCCCTTCTGAATGCCACAGGTAGAGACAGTTACGCGGCGTGGAGAAAAAGCAAGGCCGAGAGTGCTGTGCATGGTGTTAAGCGACTTGAGCAGAGTCTCAAGGTTAAGGAGCGGTTCGCCCATGCCCATGAATACGATGTTGCGAAGGATTGGTCGTTCAGCAACGTCGTTAAGGGAATGGCGCGCAACGAGAATCTGACCGAGGATTTCGCTCTGGGTCATGTTGCGTTTAAAGCCCATTGTACCGGTAGAACAGAAGGTACAGGCCATTGCACACCCAACCTGACAGGAAAGACACTGGGAGTATCTTCCCTTGGAGCCGGGAATAAGTACGGTTTCCACAAGAGCACCGTCATGCAGCTTAAGGAGAAACTTGATCGTACCGTCTTTGCTTGTCTGGGAGGTAACAACTTCCGGCCAGCGGATGTATGCTGCTTCGTGCAGGCGAGCGCGAACAGTTTTTGAGATATTGGTCATCTCATCGAAAGATTGAACGTATTTATTCCACAACCATTGCCAAACTTGCTTGGTGCGGAATTTTTTTTCCCCGAGTTCTACGAGAAACTCTTCAAGTTCTTCATATGAGAGATCAAGAATATTAACCATGACGGCCCCTTTTATCCGGTATTGTCTACCGGTGAATATGTGGATGAACGCAGTGCGCCATCGCCACAGACTCTATATACATTAACGGTTCACCTGTGAAGAGGCTGCGGAAACCTTTGCAGAATACAGGGATGGTAAAGTTTGCCGTCTGTAAGCAGGTCAATAAGGTGGGTGTGAAATAACCTCTTAATTTTTAAAGGAAATAATGCTATGAGTAAGTGTCTTTATTGCACGAACAGAATTGTTTTATCGCTATGGAGGGGGTGTTGTGAAACTAGCTAGCAACTGCATGGTTGCGATTGTAATTTTATTTTGCGCTACAACATTGAATGCTGCTGCAGGCGATATTCGTCAGGAACACGCAGCTTCGATGCGTAGTGTAGATATGGAGCTATATTCTTTTTACATGGCGCATAGTCAGGGTTTTGAGCTATGCGGTGCTACGTGTCCGGATATGGGTGAGGCATTTGAAAATGCTTCTAGTGTATTTGCCGCTCTGCTTGATGATGCTGTTTCTTCTATACGTGGAGAGCATCATGATGCTGTAAATTTTCGACAATATGATGGTGTGTTGCTTCAATCCAGTAAGAGAACGTATTCGCTGACTGAAGGCTGTGCACCATGTTTTTCTTTGGTGGAAAAGGTGCAGACATATGTTGAGAATGGCCTGCCGTCTACAGTGGCGCGTGCTGCATTGTTTCATACCGAAAAATATAAGTTGAATCCTGAACTTGAATTTACTGACGGTCTTGTTTCAGCCGCCCGTTATCAGTGGGTTGCGAGTGGCAAGAAAAGAACCTGCAAAATTTCTGTACCCAAAACATGGGGACAAGCTCCATCGAATGGAGAGAAGCAGTCTGTGGAATATCGAAGTGCCATGGGGAATGGCGTTCCGTTTTTTTCCATACAGTATGCTCGTGCAAAACGAGTGTATTCTGATGACGCAGTCATGCATGAACTCCAGCGTCGTGTTTCTACAGATGTACTGACAGAACAGTTCGGTGCAATAGAAATTTTAGCGCAGGGCATCCAGCGACTCGGAAATACTCAAAGCATTTGGGTTATGTTCTCAGCGGATGGAAAAGGAAACAAGGGGGCGGGGTACTATTACAACTGGTATATGCTGGTTGATGGTACCGTGTTAATGTTTCAGTCAGGCGTAAGCGGTTCGGGTGAATCTCCGACCGTTCAACAGGAAGAATTGTTTCGAAAATATTATCAGACTCTGCGCGAAATAGCTGTATCGTCTGTAATTGGATAAATGTTATGGATGAGCCCGTGGACTGTTTAGTTCGTTGTGGCTTAATTACAATAAGAAAAGTCCGACATCGTGTATGCGATGTCGGGCTTTTTTGTGAACAAATAAATTTTACGGAAAGTTGTAGCTGCTACAACACACGCATAAAGATTTCAGCAACGTCTTCTCTGTTCAACGGAGCGACATGTCCAAGAGCACGGTACTCAAATGCACTTTCAACAAGGTACGGTACGTCTTCTTCGGTTACGCCCCACGCAGAAAGGCGTGATGGTGCACCCCATGCGGAAAATGCTGCACGGGTGGCATCAATGCCGCCTTGAATTGTTTCCTGTCCCCATACGGTTGATGCAAAGCGGTTGAAAATGTCCGGAGCCTTTGCGCAAACTTGTTGCATCCATGAAGGGAAAATGACGGCAAGTCCTTCTCCGTGCGGGATATGCGGGAAGCGTCCGCTAAGAGCATGCTCAAGCGCATGAGAGGTCCAGTCTCCGCCGGATAGGCCACAACCGGTAAGGCCGTTAAGGCTTAAGCAGGAAGCCCATGCAAGGTTGGCGCGTGCTTCGTAGTTTGAAGGATCGTGCCGCAGAGAATGCAGGGAGTTGATAAGAGAAATGAGCAGCCCTTCACAAATGTTCAGGGTTGTTTCTTCGTTGAAGTAACCGGTGCGCTTGTCTGCAATGCGTCCGCGGAAATAGTTTTCCATAACGTGAGTCATTGCATCAATGCCGCTACCAGCTGTGAGATTCCACGGAGTCTGTACCTGATAGAGGGGGTCGATTGCAGTGACTTTAGGAATCATGCAATGTCCGCCGAGGCTCCATTTTTTTTGTAACTGCTCGTTGGTGATAACGGCCTTCCCGTTCATTTCTGAACCGGTGCCGGACAGTGTAACAACTGTGTAGACAGGTAAAGAGCGCTCTACGGTTTTGCGAGATTCAACGCGCTCCCAGTAGTCGTCGAGGTAGAAGCCTGCTGCAATGGCTTTTGCAGCATCAATAACACTGCCGCCACCAATGCCGAGAACTGCACCTACACTAGCCTTACGGGCAATGTTTATGCCTGCTTCAACTTGCTCAAGTGAAGGGTTGGGTTTAATTCCCCAAAATTCTGTCCAATCCACGCCTGCTTCCTGTAACGAACGGGTCGCTGCTTCATAAGCACCGTTGTTACGTGCTGAGCCGCCACCCATAACAAGAAGGACCGAAGACGCTTCTTTAACAATATGCCAGCCGATGAGATCGACAGCGTCTTGACCAAAAATTACCTGAGTAGGGGCACTATAAGTAAAAGCATCCATGTTAATCACCTGATAAAAAAATGTTATTGCCCAGAATTATGCAATGTTGACTATAGCGAGTAACTGAGGTGACGACAAGTGTTGTGATGATGGATTGCGTGAAAGGGTACAGGAGAATAGTGTTCCTACAGTATGTTAGAGTGGAAACATGTAGTTATGAAGTGAGAGCCGTGGTGGAGTGTTAGTGTTGCTATCCTGAATGCGTGTACTCTATTTTTCCATTACGGATAAGTACAGTGCTGTCAGATACAGAAGCGAGCCATTCTCTGTCATGTGAAACAATAACGAGGCTTGTTTTATGTTCTGTTTTTGCACGTACTGCTGCATTTCGAATTCGCTCAGTGGATTCTTCGTCTAGAGAAGATGTAGGTTCGTCCATCAAAAGTACTCTCGGCTTTACCGCAAGACGGGCAGCAAGTGCAACGCGTTGTGCTTCTCCACCGGAAAGTTCAAACCAGTTACGGGTAAGAAATGTATCCGGTAAAAGGCCGACTTCTTCAAGTGCAGAAGCAGCAATGCCGGAAATATTGGTTATGCCGCGCACATGTAGGCCGTACTCAATATTCTCTTGTACGGTTCGTTTAAGAAGATATGGCTGTTGAGTGAGTAAAGTTACTTCGCGCCTGAGCGATGTGTCTGCGATAGATGCTTTGGCACCTTTGTACAGAATTGTTCCGCCATGTGGAGATTCCAGAAAAGCAAGCATGCGCATAAGAGTTGACTTACCGCCGCCGTTGGGACCGATTATACCTGTAATTGTTCCTGCTTCCAGTGTCAGGGAATCAATAGAGAGAACAGTTCTGCCGCCGTAAATTTGGACGATGTTTGAAAGCTGATAAAGCGACATGACTATTGCCCCGCGCGGCGTTTGAGTTTTGCGACACTGAAGTTCACACCGAAAGCTATGATGAGCAGAACCACACCAAGAGCAATGCCCATGGCGAACTCGCCTTTGCCTGTTTCTAAAGCAATCGCGGTGGTGATGGTGCGTGTGTGCCATTTAATGTTCCCGCCGACCATCATAGAAATACCAATTTCAGAGACTATGCGCCCGTAGGCTGCAACACCGGCAAGCATGAGATGATAGCGTGTTTCCCAAAGTGTCGCGCGAAGTACTTGGAACTTGTCCGCACCGAGTGTGAGCAGGGTTTCTTTCATGCCGGAATCTGCGTTTTCCACTGCATTTGCCACCATTGCAACAACGATAGGCATACCGAGCATGACCTGACCGATAGCAATACCGGAAAGGGTAAAAAGTAGATCCAAGTCACCGAGTGGTCCTTGTCGTGAAACTAGGGAGTACACGAGCAGGCCAATAACAACGGTGGGGAAGGAGAGTAGGGTATCGGTAATCATCCGTAGGGTGTCACGTCCTCTAAAACGACAATACCCGAGCACAAAACCAAGCGGCGCACCGATCAGAATTGTGAAAAAAATCGAAAGTGATGAAACGCAGATCGTTATATAAACGGCAGACCAAGTTTCCGGATTGCCGTCGAAAAGAAGTTGAAAAGCCTTTAGCAGACCTTCATATATGAAACCCATGTAATCTCCTTGCCAAAAAAAAGGGGTGGCAAAAGCCACCCCAGCAAAGTCTATGTATGCAAAAGCAAATTACTTACCTGCGTTAGGTGTAAAGAGCTGTTTGCCGAGCAGACGGAATTCGCCGATTGCTTTCTGTGCTTTAGGGGAAGCCATCCATGCGATGAATTCGTTAGCAAGTTCTACTTTTGCTTTAGGGCAAACAGCAGGGTTGATAGCAATAGCACTGTACTGGTTGAAAAGTACTTTATCGCCTTCTACAACGATTTTCAACGATGTCTTGCCTTTGTTAACATCCATGTACTTGATCCATGTACCACGGTCAGTCATGGTGTAAGCACCTTTCTGTGCTGCTACGTTCAGAGTTTTGAGCATACCCTGACCAAGCTGCATGTACCAGTCTGCTTTATCTGGAACTGCCATACCGGCTGCTTTCCAGAGAGAAATTTCTTTTTTGTTGGTGCCGGAGTTGTCACCACGGGAAGCGAAAGGAGCTTTTGCAGCAGCAATAGCTTTCAGTGCTTTTTCAATAGGCATGCCTTTAACATGTGCAGGGTCAGCAGCAGGGCCTACAATAACAAAGTCGTTGTACATAAGCTGGGTACGGTCAACGCCGTGGCCATCTTTAACGAATTTTTTTTCTGCACCCGGAGCGTGTACAAGCAGTACGTCAACGTCGCAGTTACGGCCCATGGCAAGTGCTTTGCCTGTGCCGATGGCAGTCCAGCGAATATCAATGCCGGAATCTTTAGTGAATTCTGGCATGAGCTCATCAAGAAGGCCGGTGTTGTCAGTACTGGTGGTGGTAGCCATCATAAGTACTTTTTCCTGTGCCTGCGCCATTGCTGGTACGAGCAGAGCCAATGCGAGAAGTAAGGCAGCAAATTTTTTCATTAAGAGCTCCATGGTCATTTTAAGTTATTTTTAGTCCTGATTAGGAATAAAAAGAGGTGTAACCGTATTTTCTTCCTAATGGAAACTAAAAATACCTGCTTATAAAATGACACAGATGAAAAAAACAATAATTACGCATTGATTTTGTTGAATTTAATTATCTACTTTGGAAATAGATAACCATAGTTAACTATAACTTACAGCAAAAAAAGAGGACAGTGAAAAAATCACTGTCCTCAGATAGTTAAAAAAACGGGTCACCGGAATAATTTATTCAAACAAGTAGCCATATTGCAAAGCAATTTGATCAGTCTTGTTTGCTACTGATGTTGCGAGCGCGGAGACGTTGTCTACTGTTACAATACCGGTGTCCTGAGCGAGGTAGTATTTCAGATTGTTTGAGTTTTCAGAAAACACCCAGACAACACTATATACAGAACCAATTTTAGGGCGGTCTGCAAATTCAGACATGGTGGTGATTATTACTGTAATCTTCGGAACATCATCACCTGTCATTTTGAAGAGGCTAGATGTGTTGCATGCACTTTTAAGTTCAAATGCAAGCATGGAACCGAGATTGTCTGCCCCTTTCTGCTCAACAAAAATAGGGGTAGTGCGCGATGTAACCACAGCAGGCGTGTCAGCCTTAGGTGCTGCGGGCTGCACTGTTTTAGCTGGTTTCGGGGCTTCTTCCGCAAAAGCAGGGATTGCTGCAAATGCAATGCAAATGAGTATGAAGCAGAGTAATTGTTTCAATTTATTCTCCTTATGTCGTTGCGCTACGTAGTATGAGATTGAGTAGCACGTACT encodes:
- the rlmN gene encoding 23S rRNA (adenine(2503)-C(2))-methyltransferase RlmN, whose translation is MVNILDLSYEELEEFLVELGEKKFRTKQVWQWLWNKYVQSFDEMTNISKTVRARLHEAAYIRWPEVVTSQTSKDGTIKFLLKLHDGALVETVLIPGSKGRYSQCLSCQVGCAMACTFCSTGTMGFKRNMTQSEILGQILVARHSLNDVAERPILRNIVFMGMGEPLLNLETLLKSLNTMHSTLGLAFSPRRVTVSTCGIQKGLNELGESGLAFLAVSLHAPNQEVRAKIMPKAARWELNDLMHALKNYPLKTRERITYEYLLLGGVNDSVEDARELHKLISQTKSKLNLIVYNPAEGDPYKAPSEEAVLKFQKILWDKGVTAIIRQSKGADIKAACGQLVADQNKKDAEC
- a CDS encoding rhodanese-like domain-containing protein, whose product is MQEHIDACPQLSEVLREMDIAFLVAGEYGITVEEASKFIDHDHFVFLDVRTNEEAKTLTFSFAQHIPLNELPDRLSEVPRDKFIITFCLSGFRASMAYTYLRTQGYDEIKALKGRLDQLAGAMTPERFYKLL
- a CDS encoding transporter substrate-binding domain-containing protein produces the protein MFRSMVKTVVALLLVVAFCIPASAQNVMSELNKESVISKVIERNKLRVGFSTFVPWAMKDKNGDFVGYEIDVMKELAKDLGVEIEFVPTTWSGIIPALLANKFDVIIGGMSVTTQRNLKVNFSDPYDYTGIAILGSLKKGGDIHTLEDVNKEGVIVVARIGSTPAAAAKKYFPKADVRLFEKETQCVQELMTGRATVMLASAPLPAFKAYEFPKKLFVPVKGTFTKEPIAFALRKGDPDTLNVLNNWVRIKHDSGWLKARKDYWFEGKQWESMLK
- a CDS encoding amino acid ABC transporter permease encodes the protein MQQKRYKPVLLDYILLALIGGSILYFCWQLENELQYEWSWETIPQFILRNKNGSWEPNFLLEGLFTTIRLSIWATLLASVVGVVMGLARVSQSHFARMLSRTYVEIVRNMPPIVLIFISYFFLSAQLTHYLALDSVVQDLPPWLHSVISVLFSKPSQFTQFVTGVITLGLYEGAYITEIVRGGVNSVQRGQWEASASLGFNRFDQLRLVVLPQALKVIVPPLAGQFISTIKDSAILSVISIQELTFQGLELMASTYLVFEIWITITMMYLVLTLGCSLLSRWVEHTLEWKN
- a CDS encoding YihY/virulence factor BrkB family protein produces the protein MVRSFSKKQMSPIIQFVTRGMWRVDLDTLPMVQQWGVIFCRRLSVIFNGFLLDNCMLRATALAYTTLLSIVPFLAVVFAISKGLGVQNSDTLRYILLNASAGNNKAVEFLLEYVNNTDVTTLGVIGVATLLFTVISLMGNIEAAFNTIWSVKHGRTMWRKFTDFFSMVLIAPVFLGVAVSLSVTMQHESVVQELLSIDAVNYVYILLLKLIPTVMIWCLLFFAYAFIPNLKVQKRSAFVGALIGVVLWKGVESIYLSYLVDVNKYNMIYGSFAQLPLFLIWIYISWLIVLFGVEVCYAIQYGSTEEDKMLAGKTSCYEKAILATAVMATLAKTYGENQGAVRVDSLSEKLKISQLLLEDVLGLLEEKGFVAKLDSENATYILARPATTTYVSDVVTAVAQYHPERVMQYAIQGHSDSVAIVETLYKQLASGNDCTLSEL
- a CDS encoding ATP-binding cassette domain-containing protein, whose protein sequence is MSLYQLSNIVQIYGGRTVLSIDSLTLEAGTITGIIGPNGGGKSTLMRMLAFLESPHGGTILYKGAKASIADTSLRREVTLLTQQPYLLKRTVQENIEYGLHVRGITNISGIAASALEEVGLLPDTFLTRNWFELSGGEAQRVALAARLAVKPRVLLMDEPTSSLDEESTERIRNAAVRAKTEHKTSLVIVSHDREWLASVSDSTVLIRNGKIEYTHSG
- a CDS encoding amino acid ABC transporter permease, yielding MQHIFRKIFHYIHPDTRSVAVDIAMYLAVITVLIQSVFSGAEASGYNWQWSRVPRYVFTITDGSFHMGPLLTGLCVTLEIACYSMVLAFAFGLISVLFRSSKSIVARSIALLYVELIRNTPLMLQVLIMYFVIAPVLEMERFLSAVLALALFEGAYIAEIFRAGINSVPKGQWEAAESVGLSRFHIYRLVVLPQAIRATLPPLTGQAVSLVKDSALVSVIAIYDLTMQGQAIISETYLTFEIWFIVALIYLLITVSLSFVVHFLEKKYSYEL
- a CDS encoding ABC transporter permease translates to MGFIYEGLLKAFQLLFDGNPETWSAVYITICVSSLSIFFTILIGAPLGFVLGYCRFRGRDTLRMITDTLLSFPTVVIGLLVYSLVSRQGPLGDLDLLFTLSGIAIGQVMLGMPIVVAMVANAVENADSGMKETLLTLGADKFQVLRATLWETRYHLMLAGVAAYGRIVSEIGISMMVGGNIKWHTRTITTAIALETGKGEFAMGIALGVVLLIIAFGVNFSVAKLKRRAGQ
- a CDS encoding substrate-binding domain-containing protein, coding for MKKFAALLLALALLVPAMAQAQEKVLMMATTTSTDNTGLLDELMPEFTKDSGIDIRWTAIGTGKALAMGRNCDVDVLLVHAPGAEKKFVKDGHGVDRTQLMYNDFVIVGPAADPAHVKGMPIEKALKAIAAAKAPFASRGDNSGTNKKEISLWKAAGMAVPDKADWYMQLGQGMLKTLNVAAQKGAYTMTDRGTWIKYMDVNKGKTSLKIVVEGDKVLFNQYSAIAINPAVCPKAKVELANEFIAWMASPKAQKAIGEFRLLGKQLFTPNAGK
- a CDS encoding iron-containing alcohol dehydrogenase, with the protein product MDAFTYSAPTQVIFGQDAVDLIGWHIVKEASSVLLVMGGGSARNNGAYEAATRSLQEAGVDWTEFWGIKPNPSLEQVEAGINIARKASVGAVLGIGGGSVIDAAKAIAAGFYLDDYWERVESRKTVERSLPVYTVVTLSGTGSEMNGKAVITNEQLQKKWSLGGHCMIPKVTAIDPLYQVQTPWNLTAGSGIDAMTHVMENYFRGRIADKRTGYFNEETTLNICEGLLISLINSLHSLRHDPSNYEARANLAWASCLSLNGLTGCGLSGGDWTSHALEHALSGRFPHIPHGEGLAVIFPSWMQQVCAKAPDIFNRFASTVWGQETIQGGIDATRAAFSAWGAPSRLSAWGVTEEDVPYLVESAFEYRALGHVAPLNREDVAEIFMRVL